The Halorubrum salinarum genome segment TTTGCGCAATCGCCAGATTGCTCCACCCCATCAGAGCTTGGAGCGGTACAGGGGCGACGCCCTTGTAAGCGTGGTAGCTGGCAGCAGTCGCTCGTAGACAGTGTGGGTAGACACGTCCCGAAAGGTCGGCTTCGTCGGCTGCGGCCTGTACTCGCCTGTTGATTGTAGACCGCGAGCGGGGAAACGCATCGTACCGGCTAGCAAAACGTTCAACGCACAGCTCAAGCCGAAGCGAGAGATCAAATGGAATGAGCCGTGCGGAAGCGACTTTCTCGGATGCCATCGGGATTCAAGAGCATCTACGGTAGATAGGTCGTCGTTGTGAGTGATTTCTTGCTTGGCCTGACGTCGGCAGTACCCGCATTGGCACGGTTCGTGCTGTGGGATACGAATCGTGCGACGGTTCCAATTCACCCACTCAGTCTGGAAGTGTGCGATCTCCCCTGCTCGGAGCCCAAGTCGGCCTGCGATGAGGCAAATAAATCGTGCCTCAAAATCGCGTGGTGCTGGAAGATCTGAGCATGCTTCAAGTAGGAGCTCGAATTGGCGGTCGGTGAGGACATCTTCGTGAGTGTGCCGAGTCGTCAATGCCTGTCGATGTCGGTCGGCCCATTCAGTTCCGGGTTGCTTGTGGTGAGACACTAGTG includes the following:
- a CDS encoding tyrosine-type recombinase/integrase, whose product is MASEKVASARLIPFDLSLRLELCVERFASRYDAFPRSRSTINRRVQAAADEADLSGRVYPHCLRATAASYHAYKGVAPVPLQALMGWSNLAIAQKYIRISGTATADALRRVHHG